In Castanea sativa cultivar Marrone di Chiusa Pesio chromosome 6, ASM4071231v1, a single window of DNA contains:
- the LOC142638856 gene encoding LOB domain-containing protein 19, whose translation MSASNNGGGPCGACKFLRRKCVNGCVFAPYFDSDQGTAHFAAVHKVFGASNASKLLLRIPAHKRLDAVVTLCYEALSRVRDPVYGCVGHIFTLQQQVVNLQAELAYVQARISTLQRLPPLPPPQSQSPSPTNHHHCTSDLATSSDLQHSLSMQFDPIQPQPTSTELTSFFDPLAEELEDGDVQVLARELISRYLPGVRFRASSPH comes from the exons ATGAGTGCAAGTAATAACGGAGGTGGGCCTTGTGGAGCTTGCAAGTTCCTACGGCGAAAGTGCGTAAACGGTTGTGTATTTGCACCCTATTTTGACTCAGACCAAGGGACGGCTCACTTTGCTGCGGTGCACAAGGTGTTTGGTGCTAGCAATGCTTCCAAGCTCCTCTTGCGCATTCCGGCACATAAGCGACTCGATGCGGTGGTTACGCTTTGCTATGAGGCTCTGTCTAGGGTTAGAGACCCTGTCTATGGCTGTGTTGGTCACATCTTTACTCTCCAACAACAG GTAGTGAATTTGCAGGCAGAGCTAGCCTATGTTCAGGCCCGTATTTCAACGTTGCAGCGCCTTCCTCCACTTCCCCCACCTCAATCTCAGAGCCCCTCACCTACAAATCATCACCATTGCACATCAGATTTGGCAACAAGTTCAGACTTGCAGCACAGCTTATCCATGCAGTTTGATCCTATACAACCCCAGCCTACATCAacagaattaacaagttttttcGATCCATTGGCTGAAGAACTCGAAGACGGGGATGTCCAAGTATTGGCTCGAGAATTGATCTCTAGGTACTTGCCCGGAGTAAGATTCCGGGCTTCAAGTCCTCACTAA